Proteins co-encoded in one Stenotrophomonas maltophilia genomic window:
- a CDS encoding pilin: MNAHPAAHAPTPRARQNGFSLIELMVVVAIIGILAMIALPQYQRYAGKAKMAAALSELAAGKAGVEALLADGFADDDVSSEDIGLPAQGAQCERFEVAGSGTSFLLTCWVKPDTALGPGTPSLNLRRDYWTGTWTCIGNTHDEGLLPEGCRSS; this comes from the coding sequence ATGAACGCACATCCCGCAGCGCACGCGCCAACGCCGCGTGCCCGACAGAATGGTTTTTCGCTGATCGAACTGATGGTGGTGGTGGCGATCATCGGCATTCTCGCCATGATCGCCCTGCCGCAGTATCAGAGGTACGCGGGCAAGGCAAAGATGGCAGCGGCCTTGTCCGAGCTGGCCGCGGGGAAAGCCGGGGTCGAGGCACTGTTGGCCGACGGTTTCGCCGATGACGACGTCAGCTCGGAAGACATCGGGCTGCCAGCCCAGGGGGCACAGTGCGAGCGGTTTGAAGTGGCCGGCAGCGGGACGTCCTTTCTGCTTACCTGTTGGGTGAAACCCGATACCGCGCTCGGCCCGGGTACCCCGTCATTGAACCTGCGGCGTGATTACTGGACCGGCACCTGGACCTGCATCGGCAATACGCATGATGAAGGCCTGCTTCCGGAAGGTTGCCGCTCTTCCTGA
- a CDS encoding pilin gives MNTAIAPTSRAGMRTSRQQGFSLIELMVVVAIIGILAMIALPQYQRFSAKTKLAAALAEVAPGKVGVEALLAEGADLENATAEALGLPATGSRCQSFDVAVDATADQARLVCNLKDDATYGVGGFSLSLVRSGAGVWNCESDVGDKSLLPEACRT, from the coding sequence ATGAATACCGCAATCGCCCCGACATCCCGCGCAGGCATGCGCACTTCCCGGCAGCAGGGTTTTTCTCTTATCGAACTCATGGTGGTGGTGGCGATCATCGGCATCCTGGCCATGATCGCGCTGCCGCAGTACCAGCGGTTCTCGGCCAAGACCAAGCTGGCCGCCGCACTGGCAGAAGTTGCGCCGGGAAAAGTCGGCGTGGAAGCGTTGCTGGCCGAAGGCGCCGACCTCGAGAATGCAACGGCTGAAGCGCTGGGGCTGCCTGCCACCGGCTCGCGCTGCCAGTCGTTCGACGTTGCAGTGGATGCGACGGCAGACCAGGCCCGGCTGGTCTGCAACCTGAAGGACGACGCAACCTATGGCGTCGGCGGCTTCTCCCTGAGCCTCGTCCGCAGTGGCGCAGGCGTCTGGAACTGCGAGAGCGACGTCGGCGACAAGAGCCTTCTGCCAGAGGCCTGCCGAACCTGA
- a CDS encoding pilin — protein MHPRSTANAAGHAPRRYRPWAAAGIIAGLTAVYALLLNAPGAGADADRNRLHAATSTLGRAIAAVEASYADGDLTVTDQHLGLPASAAHCAHLRASLPDTGHAVLTCDLHQGRFVRHRVRWQRSPSGQWRCDTHGADVQALPRACLAE, from the coding sequence ATGCACCCTCGATCAACCGCAAACGCAGCAGGCCACGCGCCGCGTCGCTACCGACCCTGGGCGGCGGCGGGCATCATCGCCGGCCTGACTGCGGTCTACGCACTGCTGTTGAACGCGCCCGGGGCAGGCGCCGATGCCGACCGCAACCGCCTGCACGCTGCCACCAGCACGCTTGGCCGCGCCATCGCAGCGGTGGAAGCCAGTTACGCCGATGGTGATCTCACCGTGACCGACCAGCACCTGGGCCTGCCTGCAAGTGCGGCGCATTGCGCCCACCTGCGTGCCTCATTGCCCGATACGGGCCACGCGGTATTGACCTGCGATCTGCACCAAGGCCGCTTCGTGCGCCACCGCGTGAGGTGGCAACGCAGCCCTTCCGGCCAATGGCGATGTGATACGCACGGCGCCGACGTGCAGGCACTGCCAAGGGCGTGCCTGGCGGAATGA
- a CDS encoding roadblock/LC7 domain-containing protein → MNEIAATSALGVLLREVSGIQAIVVASADGFALAQAGPQGHVADRLAAMTSSMLGLAGALGRELHFGELDTLILDATDGKVLMLAIPGTRPRLLMTACDHRCVIGNVLWHAKQCVRALADNTN, encoded by the coding sequence ATGAATGAGATCGCTGCCACTTCGGCACTGGGCGTCCTGCTGCGCGAGGTCAGCGGCATCCAGGCCATCGTCGTCGCCAGTGCCGATGGCTTCGCCCTGGCCCAGGCAGGGCCGCAGGGTCATGTCGCTGACCGCCTGGCGGCGATGACCAGCTCGATGCTTGGACTCGCCGGCGCACTGGGCCGCGAGCTGCACTTCGGCGAACTGGACACGCTGATCCTCGACGCCACCGACGGCAAGGTGCTGATGCTTGCCATTCCCGGAACACGGCCACGCCTGCTGATGACCGCATGCGACCACCGCTGCGTCATCGGCAACGTGCTGTGGCATGCCAAGCAGTGCGTGCGTGCCCTGGCCGACAACACGAACTGA
- a CDS encoding GTP-binding protein, which translates to MTMREHKIVVMGPLGAGKSTLVQTLTRGRAVLTEALNTDPTVGKQYTTVAMDYGDIDLPGGDRLRLYGSPGQERFSYLWPILLAGAEGAIVLVDGSADVGSTLARLHLKAIADNAPRLPVVIGFTRCGSTDDPVQPHWQDWLQDHAPHLPALPLDPRDMAQAITAMDLLMSQIECNAMAAAHE; encoded by the coding sequence ATGACCATGCGTGAGCACAAGATCGTAGTGATGGGCCCGCTGGGTGCCGGCAAGTCCACGCTGGTGCAGACCCTCACCCGGGGCCGGGCGGTGCTGACCGAGGCGCTCAATACCGACCCGACCGTGGGCAAGCAGTACACCACCGTGGCCATGGACTATGGCGACATCGACCTGCCAGGTGGCGACCGCCTGCGCCTGTACGGATCACCCGGGCAGGAACGTTTTTCCTATCTCTGGCCTATCCTGCTGGCCGGTGCCGAAGGCGCCATCGTGCTGGTCGATGGCAGCGCCGACGTGGGCAGCACCCTGGCCAGGCTGCATCTGAAGGCCATCGCGGACAACGCTCCCCGCCTGCCCGTGGTCATCGGCTTCACCCGGTGCGGCAGTACCGATGATCCGGTGCAGCCGCACTGGCAGGACTGGTTGCAGGACCATGCTCCGCACCTGCCGGCATTGCCGCTGGACCCGCGCGACATGGCGCAGGCCATCACTGCGATGGACCTGCTGATGAGCCAGATTGAATGCAATGCCATGGCGGCCGCGCATGAATGA
- a CDS encoding response regulator transcription factor: MLTRIAIADDHPLVLLGTRIVIEAGGRHRVVAEAQSAERLLAILAEHTVDLVVTDFSMPDGGRSDGQAMLQALSRNYPGVPVILATMVTNATTLNMAMRTGVRGLVCKSSGVDDIRKAVDTVLSGGIYLDPGLVPCLQEAGRERSLSVLSPKELEVLRLYVSGPSITEIAAQLRRTVSTISRQRISAMKKLGISNDAELFAYAFEERLGNAGGMASGMVTSSQ, translated from the coding sequence ATGCTCACTCGAATCGCCATCGCGGACGATCATCCACTGGTCCTGCTGGGCACGCGTATCGTGATCGAGGCGGGCGGTCGCCATCGCGTGGTGGCAGAGGCGCAGAGTGCGGAACGCCTTCTGGCGATACTGGCCGAGCACACCGTGGACCTGGTGGTGACCGATTTTTCGATGCCCGACGGTGGCCGCTCCGATGGCCAGGCGATGCTGCAGGCGTTGAGTCGCAATTACCCCGGCGTGCCGGTGATCCTGGCCACGATGGTCACCAACGCGACGACCTTGAACATGGCCATGCGTACCGGTGTGCGCGGACTGGTGTGCAAAAGCAGTGGCGTGGATGACATCCGCAAGGCGGTCGATACCGTGCTCAGTGGCGGGATCTACCTGGACCCTGGGCTGGTGCCCTGCCTGCAGGAGGCGGGGCGCGAGCGATCGTTGTCGGTGCTGTCGCCCAAGGAACTTGAAGTGCTGCGGCTTTATGTGTCGGGTCCCTCGATCACCGAGATCGCGGCGCAGTTGCGGCGCACCGTCAGCACCATCAGCCGGCAGCGCATTTCCGCGATGAAGAAGCTGGGCATCAGCAATGATGCGGAGCTGTTCGCCTATGCGTTCGAAGAGCGATTGGGCAATGCTGGTGGCATGGCCAGCGGCATGGTGACCAGCAGCCAATGA
- a CDS encoding DUF3011 domain-containing protein encodes MGKALTWRTVACTLLPMLAAAGGAQAQSYGYGYDDDRYGGREGSGIVRCESIKNRSNECRLEGRARMIRQLSGSPCVEGETWGQSRYGVWVTQGCRAEFVGEYRRGGGWGNGGGWGNGNGNGWGGGDVITCHSNGHRQEYCDARVRRGVRLVRQDSRSACIEGQTWGWDRRGIWVSDGCRAQFQVN; translated from the coding sequence ATGGGCAAGGCACTCACCTGGCGGACCGTGGCCTGCACCCTGCTGCCAATGCTGGCCGCCGCCGGTGGCGCGCAGGCGCAGAGCTATGGGTACGGGTATGACGATGACCGCTACGGCGGTCGCGAAGGCAGCGGCATCGTGCGCTGCGAGTCGATCAAGAACCGCAGCAACGAGTGCCGTCTGGAAGGCCGGGCGCGGATGATCCGTCAGTTGTCCGGTTCGCCATGCGTGGAAGGCGAGACGTGGGGCCAGTCGCGCTACGGCGTGTGGGTGACCCAGGGGTGCCGTGCCGAGTTCGTCGGCGAGTACCGCCGTGGCGGTGGCTGGGGCAATGGTGGCGGCTGGGGCAATGGCAACGGCAACGGTTGGGGCGGCGGCGATGTGATCACCTGCCATTCCAACGGGCACCGGCAGGAATACTGCGATGCGCGGGTCCGCCGTGGCGTGCGCCTGGTCCGCCAGGATTCGCGCAGTGCCTGCATCGAAGGCCAGACCTGGGGCTGGGATCGCCGCGGCATCTGGGTCAGTGACGGCTGCCGCGCCCAGTTCCAGGTGAATTGA
- the dxs gene encoding 1-deoxy-D-xylulose-5-phosphate synthase, producing the protein MIDSARYPRLARIQTPDDLRTFDESEMRAVADELRAYLIESVGKSGGHFAAGLGVIELTVALHYLYQTPHDQLVWDVGHQTYPHKILTGRRDEIHTVKQKDGVAPFPKREESEYDTFGVGHSSTSISAALGMAIARQSEGDDRKVVAVIGDGAMTAGMAFEALMHAGGMEPEPNLLVILNDNNMSISEAVGGLTKMLGRATGSRTLNALREGGKKILGDKKNNPARFVKRWEEHWKGMFVPSTMFEEMGFHYTGPIDGHDMPALLSTLKTLRASKGPKLLHVMTTKGKGYEPAEGDQIGYHAVGPFDPDKGLVAKAGAKKPTYTDVFSDWLCDAAAAEPRLYGITPAMREGSGLVRFSKEYPQRYFDVAIAEQHAVTLAAGMATQGGKPVVAIYSTFLQRAYDQLVHDVAIQDLDVLFAIDRAGVVGPDGATHAGNLDLSFLRCVPNLVVMAPSNEAECRQMLSTGLQHPGPAAVRYPRGSGTGVDAGSDLSTLPIGKGELRLQGSRIALLAFGSTVAAAEQVGRELGLSVVNMRFIKPLDRELVLAMAAQHDGLVTIEDNVVAGGAGSGVGELLNAEGVLRPILHLGLPDSYQHHASREDLLAEAGIDAAGIRAAVLKRWPQLASGTPPLSAAS; encoded by the coding sequence ATGATCGACTCTGCCCGCTATCCCCGCCTCGCGCGCATCCAGACCCCGGATGACCTGCGCACGTTCGACGAATCCGAAATGAGGGCGGTCGCTGACGAACTGCGCGCCTACCTCATCGAATCGGTGGGCAAGAGCGGTGGCCACTTCGCCGCCGGCCTGGGCGTGATCGAACTCACCGTGGCCCTGCACTACCTGTACCAGACCCCGCATGACCAGCTGGTCTGGGACGTCGGCCACCAGACCTATCCGCACAAGATCCTGACCGGCCGCCGCGACGAGATCCACACCGTCAAGCAGAAGGACGGCGTCGCGCCATTCCCGAAGCGCGAAGAGAGCGAATACGACACCTTCGGCGTCGGCCACTCCTCGACCTCGATCTCGGCGGCGCTCGGCATGGCCATTGCCCGCCAGTCCGAAGGCGACGATCGCAAGGTGGTGGCGGTGATCGGCGACGGCGCGATGACCGCCGGCATGGCCTTCGAAGCGCTGATGCATGCCGGTGGCATGGAGCCGGAGCCGAACCTGCTGGTGATCCTCAACGACAACAACATGTCGATCTCCGAGGCGGTTGGCGGACTGACCAAGATGCTCGGCCGCGCCACCGGCAGCCGCACGCTCAACGCGTTGCGCGAAGGCGGAAAGAAGATCCTCGGCGACAAGAAGAACAACCCCGCGCGCTTCGTCAAGCGCTGGGAAGAACACTGGAAGGGCATGTTCGTGCCGTCCACGATGTTCGAGGAAATGGGCTTCCATTACACCGGCCCGATCGATGGCCACGACATGCCCGCCCTGCTGTCCACGCTGAAGACGCTGCGCGCCTCCAAGGGACCCAAGCTGCTGCACGTGATGACCACCAAGGGCAAGGGCTACGAGCCGGCCGAGGGCGACCAGATCGGCTACCACGCCGTGGGTCCGTTCGATCCGGACAAGGGCCTGGTGGCCAAGGCCGGCGCCAAGAAGCCGACCTATACCGATGTATTCAGTGACTGGCTGTGCGATGCCGCTGCGGCCGAGCCGCGCCTGTACGGCATCACCCCGGCGATGCGCGAAGGCTCCGGCCTGGTGCGTTTCAGCAAGGAATACCCGCAGCGCTATTTCGACGTGGCGATCGCCGAGCAGCATGCGGTCACCCTCGCCGCCGGCATGGCCACCCAGGGCGGCAAGCCGGTGGTGGCGATCTACTCCACCTTCCTGCAGCGCGCCTACGACCAGCTGGTGCACGACGTGGCGATCCAGGATCTGGACGTGCTGTTCGCGATCGACCGCGCCGGCGTGGTCGGCCCGGACGGCGCGACCCATGCCGGCAACCTGGACCTGAGCTTCCTGCGCTGCGTGCCGAACCTGGTGGTGATGGCACCGTCCAATGAAGCCGAATGCCGGCAGATGCTCAGCACCGGCCTTCAGCACCCGGGCCCGGCGGCGGTGCGCTACCCGCGCGGCAGTGGCACCGGGGTGGATGCCGGCAGCGACCTGTCCACCCTGCCGATCGGCAAGGGCGAGCTGCGTCTGCAGGGCAGCCGCATCGCCCTGCTTGCCTTTGGCAGCACCGTGGCCGCAGCCGAACAGGTCGGCCGCGAACTGGGCCTGAGCGTGGTCAACATGCGTTTCATCAAGCCACTGGACCGCGAACTGGTGCTGGCCATGGCCGCCCAGCACGACGGTCTGGTGACGATCGAAGACAACGTGGTCGCCGGTGGCGCCGGTTCCGGCGTCGGCGAACTGCTCAATGCTGAAGGCGTGCTGCGCCCGATCCTGCATCTGGGCCTGCCCGACAGCTACCAGCACCATGCCAGCCGCGAAGACCTGCTGGCAGAAGCCGGCATCGATGCCGCGGGCATTCGCGCCGCGGTGCTCAAGCGCTGGCCGCAGCTGGCCTCGGGTACGCCGCCGCTCAGCGCGGCAAGCTGA
- a CDS encoding HNH endonuclease, with translation METDTTRLGLIEAGAPISAPGAEASPNATTLHRPGSVRLLSLDAHGRVLDWITWQDAACLYAREAVAWTLGDPCLHIHGGTNRFSGLQSGLDLHPIIAARGHARSRAIDPTPNLTNPALFARDAHLCMYCGQQFNRPTLTRDHVMPLSKGGLDCWENVVTACFHCNSRKSDRTPQQAGMPLLAVPYRPSWIEHLILSNRNILADQMAFLKAQLPKRSKLST, from the coding sequence ATGGAGACAGACACTACACGCTTGGGTCTGATCGAAGCCGGAGCTCCGATTTCTGCTCCGGGCGCCGAAGCATCGCCCAACGCCACGACGCTGCATCGACCCGGTTCCGTCCGGCTGCTCTCGCTGGATGCCCACGGACGCGTACTGGACTGGATCACCTGGCAGGATGCGGCCTGCCTCTATGCCCGTGAAGCGGTGGCCTGGACACTCGGCGATCCCTGCCTGCACATCCACGGCGGCACCAACCGCTTCAGCGGCCTGCAGAGCGGGCTGGACCTGCACCCGATCATCGCCGCGCGCGGCCACGCCCGCTCCCGCGCGATCGACCCCACGCCGAACCTGACCAATCCGGCCCTGTTCGCCCGCGACGCCCATCTGTGCATGTACTGCGGCCAGCAGTTCAATCGCCCCACGCTCACCCGCGACCACGTCATGCCGCTGTCCAAGGGCGGCCTGGACTGCTGGGAAAACGTGGTCACCGCCTGCTTCCACTGCAACTCGCGCAAGAGCGACCGCACCCCGCAGCAGGCCGGCATGCCGCTGCTGGCCGTGCCATACCGGCCCAGCTGGATCGAGCATCTGATCCTGTCCAACCGCAATATCCTGGCCGACCAGATGGCCTTCCTGAAGGCGCAACTGCCGAAGCGTTCAAAACTCAGCACCTGA
- a CDS encoding acyl-CoA dehydrogenase C-terminal domain-containing protein: MSSYTAPLSDLRFALHDVLKVEPLFARLGFTDATADVVDAVLEEAGRFSATVLAPLNSVGDEIGCVLDQASGEVTTPPGFKQAYDQFVDGGWTGLTASPELGGQGLPHTLGVPLNEMINAANLAWGNFPLLSHGAIEALKQHGEAWQHEAFLKPLIEGRWTGTMCLTEPHCGTDLGLLKTKAEPNADGSYSITGTKIFITAGEHDLTGNIVHLVLAKLPDAPPGAKGISLFVTPKFKVDRDGNVGERNALRCGSIEHKMGIKGSVTCVMNFDGAQGYLVGQPHKGLQAMFTMMNTARLGVGLQGIGLSERAYQNALTYSRERLQSRALSGAKFPDKAADPILVHPDVRRMLLTVKSLVEGSRLLALHAATLIDVAHHAEDAAERERADTLVSFLTPISKACQTEWGIENTYNALQCFGGHGYIREHGMEQLARDARITTLYEGTTGIQALDLIGRKTASSQGAGLKLMLAEIEAFAKEHEGNEALAEFIGPLRAKAAEWGKLTMDVLQRAAGNPDELGAASYDYLFYSGYVVLAYWWARSVAAADASAHGPAFAQGKRETARFYFARVLPRTLSHAAAIQAGAAPLMAMDDERFGA; encoded by the coding sequence ATGAGCAGCTACACCGCCCCGCTTTCCGATCTCCGTTTCGCCCTGCACGACGTGCTCAAGGTCGAGCCCCTGTTCGCCCGCCTGGGCTTCACCGACGCCACCGCCGACGTGGTCGATGCCGTGCTGGAAGAGGCCGGTCGCTTCAGCGCCACCGTGCTGGCCCCGCTCAACAGCGTTGGCGACGAGATCGGCTGCGTGCTCGACCAGGCCAGCGGTGAAGTGACCACCCCGCCCGGCTTCAAGCAGGCCTACGACCAGTTTGTCGACGGCGGCTGGACCGGCCTGACCGCTTCGCCGGAACTGGGCGGCCAGGGCCTGCCGCATACCCTGGGCGTGCCGCTCAACGAAATGATCAACGCCGCCAACCTGGCCTGGGGCAACTTTCCGCTGCTCTCGCACGGCGCCATCGAAGCGCTGAAGCAGCATGGCGAGGCCTGGCAGCACGAGGCGTTCCTGAAGCCGCTGATCGAAGGCCGCTGGACCGGCACCATGTGCCTGACCGAGCCGCACTGCGGCACCGACCTGGGCCTGCTCAAGACCAAGGCCGAACCGAACGCCGATGGCAGCTATTCGATCACCGGCACCAAGATCTTCATCACCGCCGGCGAGCACGACCTGACCGGCAACATCGTGCACCTGGTCCTGGCCAAGCTGCCCGACGCGCCGCCGGGCGCCAAGGGCATCTCGCTGTTCGTCACCCCCAAGTTCAAGGTCGACCGCGACGGCAACGTGGGCGAGCGCAATGCGCTGCGCTGCGGCTCGATCGAGCACAAGATGGGCATCAAGGGCTCGGTCACCTGCGTGATGAACTTCGACGGCGCGCAGGGCTACCTCGTCGGCCAGCCGCACAAGGGCCTGCAGGCGATGTTCACCATGATGAACACCGCACGCCTCGGCGTCGGCCTGCAGGGCATCGGCCTGTCCGAGCGCGCCTACCAGAACGCGCTGACGTACAGCCGTGAGCGCCTGCAGTCGCGCGCCCTGAGCGGCGCCAAGTTCCCGGACAAGGCGGCCGACCCGATCCTGGTCCACCCGGATGTACGGCGCATGCTGCTGACGGTGAAGTCGCTGGTCGAAGGCAGCCGCCTGCTGGCCCTGCACGCGGCCACCCTGATCGACGTCGCCCACCACGCCGAGGACGCCGCCGAGCGCGAACGCGCCGACACGCTGGTGAGCTTCCTGACCCCGATCTCCAAGGCCTGCCAGACCGAATGGGGCATCGAGAACACCTACAACGCGCTGCAGTGCTTCGGTGGCCACGGCTACATCCGCGAACACGGCATGGAGCAGCTGGCGCGCGACGCCCGCATCACCACGCTGTATGAAGGCACCACCGGCATCCAGGCGCTGGACCTGATCGGCCGCAAGACCGCCTCCAGCCAGGGCGCCGGCCTGAAGCTGATGCTGGCCGAAATCGAAGCCTTCGCCAAGGAACACGAGGGCAACGAGGCCCTGGCCGAGTTCATCGGCCCGCTGCGTGCAAAGGCCGCCGAATGGGGCAAGCTGACGATGGACGTACTGCAGCGCGCGGCCGGCAACCCGGACGAACTGGGCGCGGCCAGCTACGACTACCTGTTCTATTCCGGCTACGTGGTACTGGCCTACTGGTGGGCACGCAGCGTGGCCGCCGCTGATGCCAGCGCACACGGCCCCGCCTTCGCCCAGGGCAAGCGCGAAACCGCACGCTTCTACTTCGCCCGCGTGCTGCCGCGCACCCTCAGCCACGCCGCCGCCATCCAGGCCGGCGCCGCCCCGCTGATGGCGATGGACGACGAACGCTTCGGCGCCTGA
- a CDS encoding LEA type 2 family protein, whose protein sequence is MLHRVRTALIILCTLALVACNNGIVKRVSEPAASLQQLTVRADGNWTVALRLQNYSSMPMTFDEVSLALTVGDAAAGTLQARPAISIGGTSADVINVELVPSSAARLVVADALAGNRTLAYGLKGSVAATPQEKKQRSFDISSRSTLNQAPGLPGVLR, encoded by the coding sequence ATGCTCCACCGTGTCCGTACCGCCTTGATCATCCTGTGCACCCTCGCCCTTGTTGCCTGCAACAACGGCATCGTCAAGCGTGTGTCCGAACCGGCGGCCAGCCTGCAGCAGCTCACCGTACGCGCCGACGGCAACTGGACGGTGGCGCTGCGTCTGCAGAACTACAGTTCGATGCCGATGACCTTCGATGAGGTCTCGCTGGCGCTGACCGTTGGCGACGCAGCGGCCGGCACCCTGCAGGCCAGGCCGGCCATCTCCATCGGCGGCACCTCCGCCGACGTCATCAATGTCGAGCTGGTGCCCAGCTCGGCCGCACGCCTGGTGGTGGCCGACGCACTGGCCGGCAACCGCACCCTCGCCTATGGCCTGAAGGGTTCGGTGGCGGCCACGCCGCAGGAAAAGAAGCAGCGCAGCTTCGACATCAGCAGCCGCAGCACGCTCAACCAGGCGCCAGGCCTGCCCGGCGTGCTGCGCTGA
- a CDS encoding lipocalin family protein encodes MHLHPTLLACLLLAASPVIAAEPVRAVETLDIDRYAGQWHEIAHLPVSFQKRCTGEITANYGLRRDGRITVTNACRADDGQRLVAEGVARPVAGHAGQLQVRFVPDWLSWVPLVWADYWVLALDPDYQWALVGEPGRRYLWILSRLPEMDRAQFEQLKAKAEAMGYDLGPLRVMAPLRDAPAD; translated from the coding sequence ATGCACCTGCACCCCACCCTGCTCGCCTGCCTGCTGCTGGCCGCCTCACCGGTGATCGCTGCCGAGCCGGTGCGTGCGGTCGAGACCCTGGACATCGATCGCTACGCCGGCCAGTGGCATGAGATCGCACACCTGCCGGTGTCGTTCCAGAAGCGCTGCACGGGTGAGATCACCGCCAATTACGGATTGCGCCGCGATGGCCGCATTACCGTCACCAACGCCTGCCGCGCCGACGATGGCCAGCGCCTGGTGGCCGAGGGCGTGGCCCGCCCGGTCGCCGGGCACGCCGGCCAGTTGCAGGTGCGCTTCGTTCCGGACTGGTTGAGCTGGGTGCCACTGGTCTGGGCCGACTACTGGGTGCTGGCGCTGGACCCGGACTACCAATGGGCCCTGGTGGGCGAACCCGGCCGCCGATACCTGTGGATCCTCTCGCGCCTGCCCGAGATGGACCGGGCCCAGTTCGAGCAGCTGAAGGCCAAGGCCGAGGCAATGGGCTACGACCTTGGCCCGTTGCGGGTCATGGCCCCGCTGCGTGACGCGCCGGCCGATTGA
- a CDS encoding NADP-dependent oxidoreductase, which translates to MSDSPTTSRIVLASRPQGAPTAANFRLEQAPLPPLADGEVLLRNRYLSLDPYMRGRMDDGPSYAAPVAVGAVMEGQTVAEVLQSKADGVSVGDLVLAAGGWQTHAVLPAKALGRRLDPAGLPLSTALGVYGMPGFTAYSSLHEIARLQPGETLVVAAASGPVGATVAQLAKLQGARVVAIAGGEAKRAYLQTLGVDVALDHRADDFAEQLRRAVPNGIDVYFENVGGHVLDAVLPLLNDFARIPVCGTIATYNDRGVEQPGPDRLPALFSQILRQRLTVRGFIVHDFNHLWPDFEREMPQWLREGRIQYREDVVQGLANAPEAFFGLLKGRNFGKLVVKLD; encoded by the coding sequence ATGTCCGATTCCCCGACCACCTCCCGCATCGTGCTGGCTTCGCGTCCGCAGGGCGCGCCGACGGCGGCCAACTTCCGCCTGGAGCAGGCACCGTTGCCGCCGCTGGCCGATGGCGAGGTGCTGCTGCGCAACCGCTACCTGTCACTGGATCCGTACATGCGTGGTCGCATGGACGACGGTCCTTCGTACGCGGCGCCGGTGGCGGTGGGCGCGGTGATGGAAGGCCAGACCGTGGCCGAGGTGCTGCAGTCGAAGGCCGATGGGGTATCGGTGGGAGACCTGGTACTGGCCGCGGGTGGCTGGCAGACCCACGCGGTGCTGCCGGCCAAGGCGCTGGGGCGTCGCCTCGATCCGGCCGGACTGCCGTTGAGTACGGCGCTGGGCGTGTATGGCATGCCGGGATTCACCGCCTATTCCAGCCTGCATGAAATCGCCCGGTTGCAGCCGGGAGAGACGCTGGTGGTGGCCGCCGCAAGCGGTCCGGTCGGCGCGACCGTGGCCCAGTTGGCCAAGCTGCAGGGCGCGCGCGTGGTCGCCATCGCCGGTGGTGAAGCCAAGCGCGCTTATCTGCAGACGCTGGGCGTGGACGTGGCGCTGGATCATCGCGCGGACGATTTCGCCGAACAGTTGCGCCGCGCCGTGCCCAACGGCATCGATGTCTATTTCGAGAATGTGGGTGGCCATGTACTGGATGCGGTGCTGCCATTGCTCAACGACTTCGCCCGCATTCCCGTGTGCGGCACCATCGCAACCTACAACGACCGCGGTGTGGAACAGCCCGGCCCGGACCGGTTGCCGGCGTTGTTCAGCCAGATCCTGCGCCAGCGCCTGACCGTGCGCGGTTTCATCGTGCACGACTTCAATCATCTGTGGCCGGACTTCGAACGCGAGATGCCGCAGTGGCTGCGTGAGGGCCGCATCCAGTACCGTGAGGACGTGGTGCAGGGGCTGGCGAATGCGCCGGAGGCCTTCTTCGGCCTGCTGAAGGGGCGCAACTTCGGCAAGCTGGTGGTGAAGCTGGATTGA